One segment of Tenrec ecaudatus isolate mTenEca1 chromosome 1, mTenEca1.hap1, whole genome shotgun sequence DNA contains the following:
- the LOC142437504 gene encoding putative olfactory receptor 2W6 isoform X1 — MEKDNRSSFEGFVLVGFSDRPHLELILFVVVLIFYLLTLLGNVTIILLSALDSRLHTPMYFFLANLSFLDMCFTTGSIPQMLYNLWGPDKTISYLGCAIQLYFVLALGGVECVLLAVMAYDRYAAVCKPLHYSVIMHPRLCGQLASVAWLSGFGNSLIMAPQTLMLPRCGHRRVEHFLCEMPALIGMACVDTMSLEALAFALAIFIILAPLILILISYGYIARAVLQIKSAAGRKKAFNTCSSHLIVVSLFYGTIIYMYLQPANTYSQDQGKFLTLFYTIVTPSVNPLIYTLRNKDVKEAMKKLVSTQ; from the exons ATGGAAAAAGACAATAGAAGTTCTTTTGAAGGCTTCGTGCTGGTGGGCTTCTCTGACCGTCCTCACCTAGAACTGATCCTCTTTGTGGTTGTCCTCATTTTTTATCTGCTGACTCTCCTGGGCAACGTGACCATCATCTTGCTTTCAGCATTGGATTCTCGGCTGCACACACCAATGTATTTCTTCTTGGCCAATCTCTCATTCCTAGACATGTGTTTCACCACGGGCTCCATTCCTCAGATGCTCTACAATCTTTGGGGTCCCGATAAGACCATTAGCTATCTGGGTTGTGCCAttcagctctactttgtcctggCCTTGGGAGGGGTGGAATGTGTCCTGCTGGCTGTCATGGCATATGACCGCTATGCTGCAGTCTGCAAACCCCTGCACTACAGTGTCATCATGCACCCACGTCTCTGTGGGCAGCTGGCTTCAGTGGCGTGGTTGAGTGGCTTTGGCAACTCTCTCATCATGGCACCCCAGACATTGATGCTACCCCGTTGTGGGCACAGGCGGGTAGAGCACTTTCTCTGTGAGATGCCAGCACTCATTGGCATGGCTTGTGTGGATACCATGAGCCTTGAGGCACTGGCTTTTGCCTTGGCGATCTTTATCATCCTAGCACCACTCATTCTCATCCTTATCTCTTATGGTTACATCGCACGGGCGGTGCTTCAGATCAAGTCAGCAGCCGGGCGAAAGAAAGCCTTCAACACTTGTAGCTCTCACCTGATTGTTGTCTCTCTCTTCTATGGAACGATCATATACATGTACCTGCAGCCAGCAAACACCTATTCCCAGGATCAGGGCAAATTTCTTACTCTCTTCTATACAATTGTCACACCCAGTGTTAACCCCCTCATTTATACCTTGAGAAACAAAGATGTTAAGGAGGCCATGAAGAAG TTGgtgtcaactcaatga
- the LOC142437504 gene encoding putative olfactory receptor 2W6 isoform X2 — MEKDNRSSFEGFVLVGFSDRPHLELILFVVVLIFYLLTLLGNVTIILLSALDSRLHTPMYFFLANLSFLDMCFTTGSIPQMLYNLWGPDKTISYLGCAIQLYFVLALGGVECVLLAVMAYDRYAAVCKPLHYSVIMHPRLCGQLASVAWLSGFGNSLIMAPQTLMLPRCGHRRVEHFLCEMPALIGMACVDTMSLEALAFALAIFIILAPLILILISYGYIARAVLQIKSAAGRKKAFNTCSSHLIVVSLFYGTIIYMYLQPANTYSQDQGKFLTLFYTIVTPSVNPLIYTLRNKDVKEAMKKVLGKGSAEV, encoded by the coding sequence ATGGAAAAAGACAATAGAAGTTCTTTTGAAGGCTTCGTGCTGGTGGGCTTCTCTGACCGTCCTCACCTAGAACTGATCCTCTTTGTGGTTGTCCTCATTTTTTATCTGCTGACTCTCCTGGGCAACGTGACCATCATCTTGCTTTCAGCATTGGATTCTCGGCTGCACACACCAATGTATTTCTTCTTGGCCAATCTCTCATTCCTAGACATGTGTTTCACCACGGGCTCCATTCCTCAGATGCTCTACAATCTTTGGGGTCCCGATAAGACCATTAGCTATCTGGGTTGTGCCAttcagctctactttgtcctggCCTTGGGAGGGGTGGAATGTGTCCTGCTGGCTGTCATGGCATATGACCGCTATGCTGCAGTCTGCAAACCCCTGCACTACAGTGTCATCATGCACCCACGTCTCTGTGGGCAGCTGGCTTCAGTGGCGTGGTTGAGTGGCTTTGGCAACTCTCTCATCATGGCACCCCAGACATTGATGCTACCCCGTTGTGGGCACAGGCGGGTAGAGCACTTTCTCTGTGAGATGCCAGCACTCATTGGCATGGCTTGTGTGGATACCATGAGCCTTGAGGCACTGGCTTTTGCCTTGGCGATCTTTATCATCCTAGCACCACTCATTCTCATCCTTATCTCTTATGGTTACATCGCACGGGCGGTGCTTCAGATCAAGTCAGCAGCCGGGCGAAAGAAAGCCTTCAACACTTGTAGCTCTCACCTGATTGTTGTCTCTCTCTTCTATGGAACGATCATATACATGTACCTGCAGCCAGCAAACACCTATTCCCAGGATCAGGGCAAATTTCTTACTCTCTTCTATACAATTGTCACACCCAGTGTTAACCCCCTCATTTATACCTTGAGAAACAAAGATGTTAAGGAGGCCATGAAGAAGGTGCTGGGGAAGGGAAGTGCAGAAGTATAG